From one Pseudomonas sp. S35 genomic stretch:
- a CDS encoding MFS transporter, which yields MSEHAQTLGSTVNTASTANDSKKVIFASSLGTVFEWYDFFLYGALAAVISKQFFAGVNDTTAFIFALMAFAAGFVVRPFGALVFGRLGDMIGRKYTFLVTIILMGVATFCVGLLPTYASIGIAAPIILIVLRMLQGLALGGEYGGAATYVAEHAPAGKRGLNTSWIQSTATIGLLLSLLVVLACRYFTGDQFEVWGWRIPFLFSIVLLGISTWIRMSLHESPAFLKMKEEGKASKAPIRESFGKWENLKVVLIALFSINGGQAVTFYASQFYVLFFLTQFLKMDPALANMLLIISVVIGAPFFIFFGWLSDKVGRKPVLMLGLLLATVLYFPIFKSLAHYTNPAMDQASQQAPITVLADPATCTFQFDPVGKAKFDSPCDKVKTFLVKQGLPYSSAAAPAGSPVQVSVGEVRIDGFDEKALRGAVTLAGYPTSADVAQVNKVMVVVLIVALILIAAMCYGPLAALMVELFPTRIRYTSMSLPYHIGNGWFGGFLPTVSFALVVYTGDIFYGLWYPVVITGVSLIVGLFCLKETRHVDIDNN from the coding sequence ATGTCAGAACATGCTCAAACCCTGGGCTCGACGGTCAACACCGCGAGCACTGCCAACGATTCAAAAAAAGTCATCTTCGCCTCGTCCCTGGGGACGGTGTTCGAGTGGTATGACTTTTTCCTCTACGGCGCCCTGGCTGCCGTGATCAGCAAACAGTTCTTTGCCGGGGTCAACGACACCACGGCGTTTATCTTTGCCCTGATGGCCTTTGCCGCCGGCTTTGTGGTGCGCCCGTTCGGCGCACTGGTGTTCGGGCGCCTGGGCGACATGATCGGGCGCAAGTACACCTTCCTCGTCACCATCATCCTGATGGGCGTCGCCACCTTCTGCGTCGGGCTGCTGCCGACCTACGCGAGCATCGGCATCGCGGCGCCGATCATCCTGATCGTGCTGCGCATGCTGCAAGGCCTGGCGCTGGGCGGCGAGTACGGCGGCGCAGCCACCTACGTGGCCGAACATGCGCCGGCCGGCAAACGTGGCCTCAACACCAGTTGGATTCAATCCACGGCGACCATCGGCCTGTTGCTGTCGCTGCTGGTGGTGCTGGCCTGCCGTTACTTCACCGGTGACCAGTTCGAAGTGTGGGGCTGGCGGATTCCGTTCCTGTTTTCCATCGTACTGCTGGGCATTTCCACCTGGATCCGCATGAGCCTGCACGAGTCACCGGCCTTTCTGAAAATGAAAGAGGAAGGCAAGGCCAGCAAGGCACCGATCCGTGAGTCGTTCGGCAAATGGGAAAACCTCAAGGTGGTGCTGATTGCGCTGTTCAGCATCAACGGTGGGCAAGCGGTGACCTTTTACGCCTCGCAGTTCTATGTGCTGTTTTTCCTCACGCAGTTCCTGAAGATGGACCCGGCGTTGGCCAACATGCTGCTGATTATCAGCGTAGTGATCGGCGCGCCGTTCTTCATCTTCTTTGGCTGGCTGTCGGACAAGGTCGGGCGCAAGCCGGTGCTGATGCTCGGCCTGCTGCTGGCGACCGTGTTGTACTTCCCGATCTTCAAGAGCCTGGCGCACTACACCAACCCGGCGATGGACCAAGCCAGCCAACAGGCACCGATCACCGTGCTGGCCGACCCAGCCACCTGTACCTTCCAGTTCGATCCGGTGGGCAAGGCGAAATTTGACAGCCCGTGCGACAAGGTCAAGACCTTCCTGGTCAAGCAAGGCCTGCCCTACAGCAGCGCCGCCGCACCCGCCGGCAGCCCGGTGCAGGTGAGCGTGGGCGAAGTGCGTATCGACGGTTTTGACGAAAAAGCCCTGCGTGGCGCCGTGACCCTGGCCGGTTACCCGACTTCGGCGGATGTGGCCCAGGTCAACAAAGTCATGGTGGTGGTGCTGATCGTGGCGCTGATCCTGATCGCGGCGATGTGCTATGGCCCGTTGGCGGCGCTGATGGTGGAATTGTTCCCAACGCGTATCCGCTACACCTCGATGTCCCTGCCCTACCACATCGGTAACGGCTGGTTTGGCGGGTTCCTGCCGACGGTGTCGTTTGCGCTGGTGGTGTACACCGGGGATATCTTCTATGGCTTGTGGTACCCGGTGGTGATTACCGGGGTGAGCCTGATCGTGGGGTTGTTCTGCCTCAAAGAAACGCGGCACGTGGATATTGATAATAATTAA